ATTTGATCAAATATTACACTAAAGTTAGTAAGAACATAAAACTTGTGTGAAATGTAAATTGTGAATAAGTTTAATTGATAAAACTGGTCAAGatgtaatttgaaaaaaaactttagctTTTAAGcactgtatatattttgtaaatcacTAATGTGATAAGATTATAACATTTTAGATATTGCGTTCTTgtaatagaaaatagaaaattaaataatttgcatagaaATACACAACTGGGAAGACGAATTTATTATGCAATTCACGacttaattatacaaatttgagatttaaaattgccccaattttaaaataattgcaatgcATAATTAcctcaatcaaatcaaaataatgtaaataattttaataatattttggatTACACATTTGCATACGAGTTCGAACGTGTCACATTGGATATATGTTAATATCTCTTTGAATATTGACTGCTTACAATCTGATTATGCATAAGAATGTGCTATTTGCTGAAATGGGTTATCTAATTTACAAATGTAACTGAAGTTCAGGTAACAAGAAATCCCGGAAACAGAACAAGTTTTTGGAATTTGATAAgttgataaaatattaataatttgttaaacataaaaatgtggATTGATAGAACactaaatattctttttataaataactaatttacttacatttaaatacagtAATCTTTTCCGCGTGGTTAACGAATATTAACAATTGAAAAACACAAATCACCGACAAagtttagatttattttatgcacagACACTCTGCCTAAATTTCAACAATGAGTAAATTGTCCTTTCGGAAGGCAACTTGCAGCAGCACGTTGACAGATCAAATGTCGGTTAACTTTTGAATCCTCAGTGGCTAAAACGTTCGTTCTTATATGAGCCAGCCGAGGGCTTTTCGCGCGTTTGTTATCAGTACAGTGTTAACGCCCACGGGAAAAGCAACAGTCAACGACGAATGACGACAGTGTATGGTGTGGTGTGGTATGGTGAGGTGTGTGTAGTGTGCAGTGGTGAATTTGTGCTTATCTATTTCACCATGCTGCGTCCTTGTTACACGACCGTAACGTGGTTGTCATCGTTCAGAAGAATACAGGATGTAACAAGTGGCCATGACCATGCTGCGATTTGGCCGGTAGCTTGGCCTTGAAGTCAACCCCTCATTAACGTGGTTAACACTTTGGTGATGCCGGAAATCGGAGACtgaacattaaaaaagttgcCTTCAGCAGGTAATCTTGATCCACAACCAGGATACCAGAGTTTGGCAGGAAATGTTAAACAAccaaaatcacaaaattttGATACTGTTGTtgcataaaatgtatatttcttAACCAATACTAATTGCCTTTTATGAACGATTAACTTTTTATCTTCAAGATGTAAGTAGATTTGTTGAAAGATTTAATATCATGTTATTTAGCAAGTtctgattactgatccatcatAAGCAAAAGGACGATGACGGATTGAAATCACCTGCTGAATGCCCCCAATAATGTGTCTCATTAGTGTGCCTTATAAACCGCCTctactacactacactacacaaGAACCGAATGAGTCGACTGTGCGTGGGTGGAACATTATGCATGCTTGTAAGTATGTGACCAACTATTTCTcaatttcattgaaaaattGTCAACTAGCCGAGCTGCGCATTAGTCAAATGCTGAGAACTTGCCGTTAGCCTGCCAGCGACTTTTCCTAagcttttccatttccatttcgatATTTTCTTGTTCGTGTTCGTGTTCTTGTTCCGTTTGTATTCCGTTTTTCTATTGCTTTGCTTTGTGGCAGGCAACCAGCTGACAGCTTAAATGACATGCATGCTATTTGTTTGTCTGCATATGCCACCCATCCCGTTATGCGCATCCTTTAACTGTAGCTGTAACATTTCAAAAGTCATGGAACGCCATGGAATTTTATGCGGcctttatctattttatttttacagaaCTCGactgcctttgcctttgccgcTGCCTTTGGCTTTGCACTGTATTTCAACGTTTTACAAATGTCATGTTAACTTCTAGAAACTCCATTGAGGACAATTTGCCTGAAAGCGAAACAAAGCTGCcgtttttgcatttgaatgtTTCGCAAATTATTTGCTTGAATTTAGAATTAGAATTTATGTGAATAAGAATTTATGTAAAGCTACTTCAAAAGATAAAACTAATTCAAATTTAccataaagttaattttttattacgttttatttaaataaatttaaactaggaaacaaatttcattacaATCATTGAAATAATCACATTTATACTTACTTTATTTCAAGCTATTATATAtggctatatttttttttggtatatgaaataCATAGAGCTGCCAACCTgtcacattttaattttttttcttcatttcagttcataattttttcttaatattaattttaaattttaattcctaacataatttttattcttaggAATTTTTtcgtacataaataaatcaattattagAACTTCAGTTTGTAAAATTGCTGGGCTCGAATCCTACATTACATCTCTTGTTTCCAAAAGAAATTGTCATAAATATCTCTAGAGATATGTGAACAGAagacatatatttattttaatttgcctatCTGAGCTGTAGTATTAAGTGTTCTTCTAATAGTCTTTGCAAAAGAACTAATATTAACACCAAGGCAACCAACGACTAAAGTGAAAAACACTAAATTGTTTTCTCTGCCATGCCGTAAGTTACAAAGTATCCCAGTAATTCCGGATGGCAATTCAGTGAAAGCCAATTGCCAACTAAGAAGCCATCAGCAATCGGCCATCAGAAATTTGCCACCCACAGAGTGTTTAACAGTAAATAGTTTAACTACTTAATACAAAAATCGTTAGctaattgcaaaatattgtGAAAATATTGCTGTAAGTTTGGGAAGGGGACCTGCTGGGAATGGGACAAGAGTGGCGTGATGTGATGTTCCCGGAGGAACTTGATGTTGTGTGCTGTACTGTGCTAATTGCCGCTcgggcgtatacgtaatgccaTTTAATGGGAGAACGCACAGCGTGAAATTatggggccaaatcatgatgagCATTGAAATTGCATTGAGATTTGCGGGGCGTGCGACATTTATATGAGTTGGAATGAGAACCAATATagacaacaacatgaacagcaacaacaacaagtgcaatgCATATGACGTCAAGTGATGTCAGGCCATTGAGATACCACGTTGTTGCCAAAAGCTGGCCAGGTGCTATTCTGGTCGACTTATTCACCACAGTAAATCGATCATAAATCTTGACGCTGATAGCGTTTAGTAATGACGAGCATGGTCTTCATATCCACATTCATATCCATATCCACAGCCATATCCAGAGCATAGCCTGACCAAGTGTTCAAGGCGTGCTAGCTACTAATCTCAAAGGTCGCGGTGTTGCACACCGGAACAGGTTCATAAATTTCCCAGTTGGCCAATGATTGTGCGCCTGTGGCATATGGCTTACTTTTTGTGAGTTTGTGTGACTTTTGAGCCTGTCATTGTCACAGCGTATCGAGGATATCAAGTGTAGATATCttggccaaaacaacaactgcaggcCGGCGCTCaagtaatttcaatttagtgTTCCAGAAGACAAGTTCAGCAATAAATCATCATTTGCTACGGCTACGGGGGCAACAAACCTGCACCATACCAGCCACAGTCAGGCAGGCAGTAAGCGTCCAACCAGTTTAGCCCACACCTactccaacacacacacacacacacacatacacacacagacgcacacaGCGAACCAAACACACATCTGCAGAAACAAACTTCCCaccaaaaaaatgcataagcagaaaaataaacgtcaaagaaaacattatttgtagttgttagatgacaacaacagcaacaacaacaaaaagaacaacaacaacaataacaacgaaaaAATTGTAATCACGATTTTGATGCTGGCTTTCGGCGATTTTTCCCACAACAAGTTTTTAGCTGGATTTTAATTGATTCGGCGCATGAGAAAAATAAACGTAGTGCAATGCAAAATGCACTTGAGATCCAGATGAACTTATGTGGCGTTAGATATCTGTctgcaagaacaacaactaaaagtCAGCACAagatcacacacacacacacatgcatgcatatatgtatgtatatatgcaatcatttgatatatttatactcaAAAAGCGTATAGAATTATAATTAGAACTTTAAAGGCTGGCGATATTTACAATAAGTAAGTGCAaagtacatacaaatattgtaCTTTTAGTTGGTGTGTGTAActcttctgtctgtctgtctgtctgtctgtctgtctgtctgtctgtctgtgtatgtgtagtCGTAAACTTGAGTGTGAGACAGAAAGTCAGCAAAGAATGCTGCTCTCTTCCATGCGGCATTGCTGCCGGTTTCTTCTCAGTGACACACTTTTTTTGGAACGCGCTGGCAGAGTCGCTGCCGGGGCCAGAAGTAGGTGAGcagtcagcgtcagcgtcaacgtcagcgtcgacgtcggcTTCGTCGTCAgcgtatatgtatgtgtgtacttaTGTACGTGTACAtacgtgtttgtatgtatgtatgtatcaaTGCGTTATCCATTCTACGCTTCGCTGCATTGAAATTTCTTTTTCGCTTTCTTTTCGAACTCTACAAAGCGCCAACACTTACACTCGCTtgctctttccctctctctgtctctctctatcactcGCTCTGCCTCTCTGTCGCTCTAATGTGCTCTCTTGAATGCTCTGCTctgtcgctctctcgctctctattTCCATCACTactttgctctctctctcgacATTCTTGCCACCCACTGAAGGCAAAGACGCTGCCACTTTATTTTCaactgtgtgtttgtgtgtgagagagtgtgtgtgtgtgtgtgctcaagTATATGGGTCAACTTGAAGTTCTTGGAGAAAACTGGTAGTGCCACTCTGCAACTTGCAAATGGACGAAAGTGATATGGCTACTTGATCGAAAGCGAATGCGCtgtctccatctctttctccTTCGTTAGCCACGTTTATGTCATGCATTCGTAATGCGACTTGTGATCATAGAGAATCGTTAGTTCGCTACGACTCAGAATCAAATGAGGTCAGGTTCAACATTGGTATGCTAATATTGTCTAGATGCAGCCATTTCCGTTTTAGGGCTCTGGCCGCacaacgttgcgtatgcgcaatcACAATCTGAATCACAGTCACTGATGCAGCTGTTCAAACAaaaacaggaacaacaacaacaagatccACCTGTAAACCAGACGAGGCTGTAAACGTGATTGTGATTTCAGTCATGCACTTGTTTTGCCCTTTTTGTATCCCAATTATGTAAATGAAACTTACTTCGCCACATAGACAAAAGTTTTTGTctttccaaaaaatatatttatacaattttatggcTGTATCTGCTTGCTGCCAAAAGGTGAATGAAACCTGATGAATGccagtaaaaacaacaacaataactgctTTGTATCTGAGAGGCAACAGGTGAGTCGGCTGCAGTATTTAGTGATTTTCACCTGGCGGTGAGTCGCGACTCGAGACTCACGCGTGTGCATTTATAGTTGGCTGTTGTGctttcgttgttgctgtttctgtttctcttgttgctgttgttgctgttgttgttgctgttgtgagtGTGCGTTTGGAATTCGCAAattgttataaacaaaaacgaataaataaaatcacaaaaatacAACGCAATTTGCTGCCGccacacaaaaaacaacaaagtcgacgtcgacgacgacgacgaagacgacgacgacgacgaaaaGATTACACAAGCGCAGCGCCGACGCAGGCAGCACAAATTACATGCTGAGCTTGTGGGTAGCGGGGGCAAGCGATTGCGGGAAACGTCCATTAGAAACTACACTGCAATCAAGAAAGCTCTCGCGCGCAGCTTACAGCCAAAGTTGAAGCTCGCCAAGTCTCTGCTCTCGCCGACGCGACGTCATCGTCATctgcgcagcagcagcggcagcggcagcagcagcaccctAATCCGCGATCTCCATCTCAGCACACTGACTCAGTAATATATTTCTGCagcgaaattgaaaatatattaattaataatattcaaatataaaatataattaacttggaattttcaaaatttcaatgctcaaaattccaaagggagTCTTTGTATGAAAATCGAAGCCAGGATCCAGAGAGAAAACTTTtctgcaataaaatttattaaatttaaatacagaatgaataaagaggccaaaccatgatcaaaatgacattccgcatgaaaatcggtgaagttttggcaaagttatgacagttcgaagtttcTCAAGCCACTgatctagccactttacaagtcaaaaaattactcaattttgacatgattttttacaagaaaatgaaagccCTCAGAATTACGCTattaggagttgattaaaagtataaacttgagatttaaatttttgaattttcaaaatttcaaaggggggacccttaccatcaaatcGAGTCTtcgtcgaaaataattaaattttctaaatgaattaaatttgaattcagaatgaatttagaggccaaaccatgatcaaaatgatattccgcttgaaaatcggttgagttttggcaaagctgtgacagtttaaagttgctaaagcctctgacctagcaacttcacaagtcaaattatttgaaaacttgagatttaatattatcaaatttaaaattcctaAGAGGGGACcctttgaatttaaatggaTACCAGGATCTAgagaaattaagttttatttttataaaattgattaaatttgaatgcagattgaatgtAGAGGttaagccaaaagcaaaatgattttccacttgaaaattagtttagttagaaaaaagtaataaatgttttcaatCGGCAACAGACTAAGAGtcagcatataaaaaaaaaaaatacaaatgagtgctttaataataaatttatagtatttaaataaaaaaatgttttattttaattttgaaattgcaatgaagtatttaagttagtttttgAGTGAACGCAGACCAGTGTGGATCAACTGCAAAGTGTAGAGAAATTTATCATTTCACTGCAACGTTTACCAGCGGcatcggcagcagcagcaacgacaatAAGAAACGCCAGCAATGatcgcagcagcagccagttttatttatttttgttgtatttgtattttagcGCTCAGTTTGGCTCCCATGTGGCTCACACGCGCTCAGCTGACGTTCGTGCTCTGCACGCGCTCTCGTCCGCTCTCTTTGATACTCAGTGCTCATCGTcgttgacgtcgctgtcgacgcTGACTGTGGCTCTGACTGTGACTGGCTGGCTGGTAAcgccacaaaaacaacaccacAGTTTTTCGAAATTAGTTCTAGTGAGTCTGTGAAAGTGTGAGCGACTATcggacgacggcgacgaccaCGACAATTACGAGGAGCAGAAACGACTTTACTTTGAGTTTCGTTTTATTTCGTGCACACGCGCGTTCAACGAGCAGcccacacaccacacaccacaaaccacacacaacatacaacatacaACGTACAACATTCAACATCTTCACAATTCAACAAGCGGATCAACTGGGCAAAGACTATTTATTGAATAGAGATCAATTGGAAATTCAGATACAGATCGCACGACATTCTCATTGTCGAGCATTGATCGATCGATCGTCGATTCTATAACTAAAACACGTGCAACATGTCGCATCAGTGCAGCTGCGGTCGCGAtctcaacaacaactacgTGTCCTATACGAGTGCATATGCCAATGCGAATGCGGGCCTGGATCGGGACGCCAACGCGAATTCAAGCAGCAAAAACAGCAGCGCACATCACACACAGCTGACGGCCAAGGTGATGTTTGGTACAGTGGGCGCCATCAAGGAACTACGCGACaaggagcaacaacagtcACGGCATGCGGCGACGCGCGCCGGTGAGCGACGCAACTAATAGTGGGCGGACGGCGGACATCGGACTATGGACTGCAGACTGGGCGTGGCAGTCAGTGATGTCCACCAGGCAGTCCGGCAGGCAGCAGAGTTGTCGAGTTGTCGAGTTTTCGAGCTGTGTAATCCGAGTGCTGTGCGAAAATTCCAGATCAGGcggaatacaaatttttggaaTATGTTTAcatgtctgtctgcctgtcgcGGACTCGGGCCCAGCCCGGGGACTCATGTTAGAGGCTTCAATGTGTTTAGGAAGGGGCAACGCAATTGTTAGGCAAGTGTGCAGAAAGAgttgaatttaattacaagAAACCAGAAATCACATTCCGTGCTGTTAAATGGTTTTTCCAATACCATTAAAATCCTAACCGAATTCCAAAACACATCACAAACAACTCTTTTGCACACAAACACTCTCGATTGTTTGCGGTGTTtctatatctgtatctatatctgcatctatctttctctctctctctctctctctctccattgGAGTTACCCTCAGTAGACAACAACTaaataatacgttttttgccTGATTTAAAACATTgatcttttcaat
The genomic region above belongs to Drosophila innubila isolate TH190305 chromosome 3R unlocalized genomic scaffold, UK_Dinn_1.0 2_E_3R, whole genome shotgun sequence and contains:
- the LOC117791392 gene encoding uncharacterized protein LOC117791392; its protein translation is MSHQCSCGRDLNNNYVSYTSAYANANAGLDRDANANSSSKNSSAHHTQLTAKVMFGTVGAIKELRDKEQQQSRHAATRAGERRN